The Bos mutus isolate GX-2022 chromosome 7, NWIPB_WYAK_1.1, whole genome shotgun sequence genome window below encodes:
- the PLIN5 gene encoding perilipin-5: MSEDEAAQAPGPSLWEQDQQSVVQRVAALPLIRATCSAVSEAYSAAKDRHPLLGSACRLAEHCVCDLTTRALDHAQPLLSHLQPQLATVNDLACRGLDKLEEKLPFLQQPSETVVTSAKGVVASGVTGMVGLARQGRRWSVELKRSVSHAMDVVLEKSEELVDHFLPMTEEELAALAAEAEGPEVGSVEEQRKHQGYFVRLGSLSTRLRHLAYEHSLGKLRQKKHHAQDMLAQLQETLELIHRMQCGVTPITPARPGKVHELWEDWSQRPLENGRRRHSQAELETLVLSRSLMEELQSTVDALETSVRGLPPSAQEKVAEVRRSVDALQAAFADARRFGDVPAAVLAEGRGSMARAHACVDELLELVVQAVPLPWLVGPFAPILVERPEPPPDLEALVDEVVGGPDPRWAHLDWPAQQRAWQAQHGEGTVLSGNIPEEEPEPPSRPKHTLMPELDF; the protein is encoded by the exons ATGTCAGAAGACGAGGCGGCTCAGGCCCCCGGACCCAGCTTGTGGGAGCAGGATCAGCAG AGCGTGGTGCAGCGCGTGGCTGCCCTTCCCCTGATCAGGGCCACGTGCAGCGCAGTCTCTGAGGCTTACAGCGCCGCCAAGGACAGACACCCGCTGCTGGGCTCCGCCTGCCGCCTGGCTGAGCACTGCGTGTGTGACCTGACCACCAGAGCCCTGGACCATGCCCAGCCACTGCTCAGCCACCTGCAGCCCCAGC TGGCCACAGTGAATGATCTTGCCTGCAGGGGCCTGGACAAGCTGGAAGAGAAACTGCCCTTTCTCCAGCAACCTTCGGAGACG GTGGTGACCTCGGCCAAGGGTGTGGTGGCCAGCGGCGTGACAGGCATGGTGGGCCTGGCCCGGCAGGGCCGCCGCTGGAGTGTGGAGCTGAAGCGATCTGTGAGCCATGCCATGGATGTCGTGCTGGAAAAGTCGGAGGAGCTGGTGGACCACTTCCTGCCCATGACTGAGGAGGAGCTCG CGGCGCTGGCGGCGGAGGCTGAGGGCCCGGAAGTGGGCTCGGTGGAAGAGCAGCGGAAACATCAGGGTTACTTCGTGCGCCTGGGTTCCCTGTCCACGCGGCTCCGCCACCTGGCCTATGAGCACtctctggggaaactgaggcagaagaaacaCCATGCCCAGGACATGCTGGCCCagctgcaggagaccctggagctg ATCCACCGCATGCAGTGCGGGGTGACCCCCATCACCCCCGCCCGCCCCGGGAAGGTGCACGAGCTGTGGGAGGACTGGAGCCAGCGCCCCCTAGAGAACGGCCGGAGGCGTCACAGCCag GCGGAGCTGGAGACCCTGGTACTGTCCCGCAGTCTGATGGAGGAGCTGCAGAGTACCGTGGATGCGCTGGAGACCAGCGTGCGGGGCCTGCCCCCCAGTGCCCAGGAGAAGGTGGCCGAAGTGCGGCGCAGCGTGGACGCCCTGCAGGCCGCCTTTGCCGACGCTCGCCGCTTCGGAGACGTGCCGGCGGCCGTGTTGGCAGAGGGCCGGGGCAGCATGGCCCGGGCCCACGCGTGCGTGGACGAGCTGCTGGAGCTAGTGGTGCAGGCCGTGCCCCTGCCCTGGCTGGTGGGGCCCTTCGCACCCATCCTCGTGGAGCGGCCCGAACCCCCGCCTGACCTGGAGGCCCTGGTGGACGAGGTCGTCGGGGGGCCTGACCCCCGCTGGGCGCACCTGGACTGGCCGGCCcagcagagagcctggcaggcccagcACGGGGAGGGAACAGTCCTCTCGGGGAACATTCCCGAGGAGGAACCTGAGCCCCCCAGCCGCCCCAAGCACACTCTGATGCCTGAGCTGGACTTTTGA
- the LRG1 gene encoding leucine-rich alpha-2-glycoprotein encodes MKKREATMSSQNPERKQSLVGWDSHLSRIFLLLLFVVSAQGLTPNPEACLVFSSVNGSSISCQPPAQIPHSLPADTIFLAVEFFNLTQLPADFLQGVPNLQELHLSSNRLEDFSPKFLLPVPQLKVLDLTRNSLTGLFPGFFRVSAALCTLVLKGNQLKFLEASWLHGLKALRHLDLSENQLHSLPPGLLENFTDLLTLDLSNNQLQTLPPDLLRGPLNLERLHLEGNRLQVLGEGLLAPQPKLRYLFLNDNRLASVAAGAFRGLQKLDMLDLSNNLLTTVPTGLWTSLGKAARNLKDGFDISNNPWICDQNLADLYRWLVANENKMFFRNHTRCAGPEALKGQTLLAAAESH; translated from the exons ATGAAGAAGAGAGAGGCCACCATGTCCTCTCAGAACCCAGAGCGAAAACAGAG cctggtgggctgggacTCCCATCTTTCTAGAATCTTCCTATTGCTGCTATTTGTAGTCTCAGCCCAGGGGCTCACCCCAAATCCTGAAGCCTGTCTGGTGTTCTCCTCGGTCAATGGCAGCTCCATCTCCTGCCAGCCACCTGCCCAAATCCCCCACAGCCTCCCAGCTGACACCATCTTTCTGGCTGTGGAGTTCTTCAACCTGACTCAGCTGCCTGCCGACTTCCTCCAGGGCGTCCCTAACCTCCAGGAACTCCACCTTTCCAGCAACCGACTGGAGGACTTCTCCCCCAAGTTCCTGCTGCCCGTGCCCCAGCTAAAGGTGCTCGACCTGACCCGCAATTCCCTGACCGGGCTGTTCCCTGGCTTCTTCCGGGTCTCGGCTGCCCTCTGCACCCTGGTGCTGAAGGGAAACCAGCTGAAGTTTCTGGAAGCCTCATGGCTGCACGGCCTGAAAGCCCTACGACATCTAGACCTGTCTGAGAACCAGCTCCACTCCCTGCCCCCTGGGCTCCTGGAGAATTTCACCGACCTGCTCACCCTTGACCTTAGCAATAACCAGCTGCAGACATTGCCCCCTGACCTTCTGAGGGGCCCCTTGAACTTGGAACGGCTACATCTGGAGGGCAATAGACTGCAGGTGCTCGGAGAGGGCCTTCTGGCACCCCAGCCAAAACTGCGCTACCTCTTCCTGAATGACAACAGGCTGGCCTCGGTGGCAGCCGGCGCCTTCCGAGGTCTGCAGAAACTGGACATGCTGGACCTCTCCAACAACTTGCTGACCACGGTGCCCACAGGCCTCTGGACCTCCCTGGGGAAGGCTGCCAGGAACCTCAAGGATGGCTTTGACATCTCTAATAACCCCTGGATCTGTGACCAGAACCTGGCCGACCTCTATCGTTGGCTGGTAGCCAATGAAAACAAGATGTTCTTCCGGAATCACACACGCTGTGCCGGCCCTGAGGCCTTGAAGGGCCAGACGCTCCTGGCTGCGGCTGAGTCCCATTGA